GGTGCGCCCTACCTCATGCTGGGCGCGCAGATACACAATTCCAGCGCCTGGCCGGCGGTGCTGCCCACCGTGGTATGGCCCGCCATGCAGGCCCTGCACGCCAACACCGTGGAAATGCCCGTGTACTGGGAGCAGCTGGAGCCGGAGCCGGGCAAGTTCGATTTTTCGGTGGTCGATGGGCTGGTGGCGCAGGCCCGCGCCCACCACGTGCGCCTGGTGCTGCTGTGGTTTGGCACCTGGAAAAACGGCAGTAACCACTACACGCCCGCCTGGATGAAGCGCCAGCCGCAGCGCTACCCCAACGTGGTGGGTGCCACCGGCCAGCCCCTCGACTCGCCCTCGCCCCACGCCCCGGCCACGCTGGCGGCCGATATTCGGGCTTTTACCGCCTTCATGGGGCATCTGAAACTCATCGACCCGGCGCGCACCGTTATCATGGTACAGGTGGAGAACGAGCCGGGTACCTGGGGCGGCGTGCGCGATTTTTCGCCCGCTGCCCAACGCCTATTTGAGGCCCCGGTGCCGGCCGGGCTGCTGGCGGCGCTCGGCAAGCCGGCCGGGGCTGGCAGCTGGCAAGCGGTGTTTGGGGAAGATGCCGACGAGTTTTTCCACGCCTGGTTTATCGGGCGCTTCGTGGGGCAGGTAGCCGCGGCGGGCAAGGCGGTGTACCCGCTACCCCTCTACACCAACGCTGCCCTGCGCGACCCGCTGCGGCCCAGCCGCCCACCCAGCTACGAGAGCGGCGACCCTACCGACAACGTGCTGGCCATCTGGAAGGCCGCTGCCCCGGCCCTCGACCTGCTGGCCCCCGACATCTACATGACCGACGATGCTCGCTACCGCCGGGTGCTGGAGCTGTACCAGCGGCCCGATAATGCCCTGCTGATACCCGAAACCGGCAGCCAGGCCGCCAACGCCCGCTACTTCTACGCCGCGCTGGGCCTGGGGGCCATCGGCTTCGCGCCGTTCGGGCTCGACCTGGCCAACTTTGCCGACTCGCCGCCCGGCGCGCCCGCCCTCACGGCCGCCAACCTGGCCGCCTTCGCTCTCAACTACCGGGCCTTCGCCCCGATGGCCCGCGAGGTGGCTCGCCTCAACTTTGAGGGCAAGCTCCGGGCCGTGGCCGAAGCGCCCCCTACCCCCCCCGCAGCGCCCGATGCGGCGGCTGGTCCGGCGGCGGCTACCGCCACGCCGGCCCCGGCCGTGGCCCAGCTTGCGCCGCCCCTGCACTTCGCCGGCTGGGATGCCACCGTGGCCTACGGCCCGCGCGTTGGCACCGGAGCCGGGGCCAACGCCCAGCCCATCGGGCGCGCCATGCTGGCTCAGCTCGGCCCCGATGAGTTTCTGGTAACCGGGGCCTACGCCCGCGTCAATTTCCGGCCGGCCGGGGCCGCCGCCGGCAAGCCCTGGCAGTTTATGCGGGTGGAGGAAGGGCAGTACGAAAACGGCGTTTTCAAGCCCGTTCGCATTTGGAATGGGGACGAGACGGACTGGGGCCTGCAATTCAGCTCGGTGCCGCAGGTGGTGCGGGTGCGGCTATATACCCGGTAGGGTTTGGGGGGGGAATTACAGCCGTTTAGCAATTTATTAGAACGTCATGCTGAACGCAGTGAAGCATCTCTACCGCTTCACTTGCGCCGTTGCAACGAAGCGGTAGAGATGCTTCACTGCGTTCAGCATGACGTTCTTTTTTATCCTCTATGTTATTTCTAAACAGCTTTAACTCTTGTTTTTAAGCAAATCCTTTGGGAAGCCCTACCCCACCCCGACGAATAACCCCCCGCTTTTAAACTCCTTTTCCCCCCTAGCACTTGGTAGCGGCAGGGTACTTTTAGCCACGCTAATTTCACATGACTGCTTTCCGTTATTTCTGCCTGTTGCTGCTCGCGCTAGCCGGCCCCGTGGGGGCGCAGCCCACGCCCCAGGAATGGGAAAACCCCCTGCTTTTTGAGCAAAACAAGGAGCCGGCGCGCGCCAGCTTTATGCTCTACGACACGCCCGCCGACGTGGCCGCCGCCGACCCCGCCCGCTCGCCCTACTATCAGAGCCTGAACGGCCCCTGGAAGTTCAGCTACGTGGGCCGGCCCGCCGACAAGCCCCTGGACTTTGCCCGGCCCGACTTCGATGATGCCGCCTGGAAAACCATTGCGGTGCCGTCGAACTGGGAGATGCAGGGCTTCGGGGTGCCG
The genomic region above belongs to Hymenobacter psoromatis and contains:
- a CDS encoding DUF5597 domain-containing protein encodes the protein MDGAPYLMLGAQIHNSSAWPAVLPTVVWPAMQALHANTVEMPVYWEQLEPEPGKFDFSVVDGLVAQARAHHVRLVLLWFGTWKNGSNHYTPAWMKRQPQRYPNVVGATGQPLDSPSPHAPATLAADIRAFTAFMGHLKLIDPARTVIMVQVENEPGTWGGVRDFSPAAQRLFEAPVPAGLLAALGKPAGAGSWQAVFGEDADEFFHAWFIGRFVGQVAAAGKAVYPLPLYTNAALRDPLRPSRPPSYESGDPTDNVLAIWKAAAPALDLLAPDIYMTDDARYRRVLELYQRPDNALLIPETGSQAANARYFYAALGLGAIGFAPFGLDLANFADSPPGAPALTAANLAAFALNYRAFAPMAREVARLNFEGKLRAVAEAPPTPPAAPDAAAGPAAATATPAPAVAQLAPPLHFAGWDATVAYGPRVGTGAGANAQPIGRAMLAQLGPDEFLVTGAYARVNFRPAGAAAGKPWQFMRVEEGQYENGVFKPVRIWNGDETDWGLQFSSVPQVVRVRLYTR